In Zingiber officinale cultivar Zhangliang chromosome 1A, Zo_v1.1, whole genome shotgun sequence, a genomic segment contains:
- the LOC122005076 gene encoding uncharacterized protein LOC122005076, whose protein sequence is PLSIILQQNRLTGPNYIDWKRNLDIVLTAESYKFVLTEQCPEAPTGESTQEEIEYHRKWVKADEMARCYILASMSNVLQHQHQDLPTAYDIMNNLKELFGHQDRASRQEAMRKIMTATMQEGTPVRDHILKMMAYLNEIQILGGEIDGETQIDMILQTLPRSFEQFRLNYNMNKRVYSLAELLTELQAVEGLFRHNAQIHYAENGSTSKPRGKKKKK, encoded by the coding sequence ccactgtccatcatacttcaacagaatagacttactggaccaaactacatagattggaaaagaaacctagacattgttcttactgctgaaagctataaatttgtactgactgagcagtgccctgaagcacctactggtgaatctactcaagaggagattgaatatcataggaaatgggtaaaagctgatgagatggcgcggtgttacattttggcttcaatgtcaaatgtattgcaacatcagcatcaggatttaccaacagcttatgatattatgaacaatctcaaggaactctttggtcatcaggatagggcttctaggcaagaagccatgagaaagataatgacagccaccatgcaagagggtactcctgtgagggatcatatcctaaagatgatggcttatctgaacgagatacagatccttggaggagaaattgatggggaaacccagatcgatatgatcctccaaacgctacctagaagttttgagcagtttcgcctgaactataatatgaataagagggtttattcattagcggaactactgacagaacttcaagcagtagaaggattatttcgtcacaatgctcaaattcactatgctgaaaatggttctacttctaaaccgagaggaaagaagaagaagaaa